From Patagioenas fasciata isolate bPatFas1 chromosome 15, bPatFas1.hap1, whole genome shotgun sequence, a single genomic window includes:
- the LDAF1 gene encoding lipid droplet assembly factor 1, protein MFRGFTVVAEDNNMSKEMQELQKQWHSMVQSIHSNSNVVAFMNSRVGQYLDDHPFVALSLLMFIAVSAIPVAFFVFFVVATAVMACIGVIVMEGVVIVIGGIALICVLCGLGALSLGVSGVLSISYVVLSAVVNYWHASRSQIRKQESNGNLPQKSPPVLDLTANNVKTE, encoded by the exons ATGTTCAGAGGATTCACGGTCGTGGCTGAGGATAACAACATGTCTAAAGAAATGCAAGAACTACAGAAGCAATGGCACTCCATGGTGCAGTCCATCCACAGCAACTCAAAT GTTGTTGCATTTATGAATTCTCGTGTTGGCCAATATTTAGATGACCATCCTTTTGTTGCATTATCACTCCTGATGTTTATTGCAGTGTCTGCTATTCCTGTTGCATTTTtcgtattttttgttgttgcaacAGCCGTAATGGCCTGTATCGGTGTGATAGTTATGGAAG GTGTTGTAATAGTCATAGGTGGCATAGCCCTCATTTGTGTGCTGTGTGGCCTGGGTGCACTTTCACTGGGAGTTTCTGGAGTACTGAGTATTAGTTACGTTGTTCTTTCAGCCGTGGTCAACTACTGGCATGCCTCAAG GAGCCAGATAAGGAAGCAAGAAAGCAATGGAAATTTGCCACAGAAGAGTCCTCCTGTCTTGGATCTTACTGCCAATAATGTAAAGACTGAATAA